The DNA sequence GCCGAGCTGCGCTCGATGGTCGAGCGCGTGGCCGCCGTCCGGGCGGCGATCGGCCCGGACGTCGACCTCGCCATCGACCTGCACGCCCGCTACGACGTGCCGAGCGCGTGCCGGATCTCGCGGGAGCTCGAGCCGTTCGACCTGATGTGGCTCGAGGAGCCGCTGCCGGCGGAGAACGTCGACGCGCTGGTGCGGGTGCGCGAACAGACCCGCACGCCGATCTGCGCGGGAGAAAACCTTTACCTGCGCTGGGGATTCCGCGAGCTGCTCGACCGCGGCGCGGTGGACGTGATCGAGCCGGACGTGCCGAAGTGCGGCGGCCTCGCCGAGGCCAAGAAGATCGCCAACCTCGCGGAGCTGCACTACATCCCCTTCGCGCCGCACCTGGTTTCGACGCCGCTGGGCACGATGGCCACGTCGCACCAGTGCGCGGCGATCCCGAACTTCTTCGTCCAGGAATGGCACGCCCTCGAGGAGCGCGCGGTGTGGGACAGCTACGTCCACGCCCCCGACGGGAGCGGCTCGATCGTCAAGGACGGCTACATCACGCTCCCCGACACCCCCGGCATCGGCGTGGAGCTCGACCTGGACGGCGTCCGGGCCCACGCCGTCGCGGGCTACGGGGTGTTCGAGTAGCGGCCCCGGCGAGGGGCGCCGCGCCGCTGCATCAGGATGCCCTTGGCCGGGCCGGTGACATCGGTCCGGCCGGGACACCGCGGCCGAACGCCGCCCGTTCCGGTCGGCTCGATCAGGCAGCTCTCCCGCGTGGCGTACCACCGCGAACCCGGCGCGTGATCGGGGTTTGGCCGCGCGGGCCGGATGGTAACCAGGCCCCATGTCGTCGCAGAACGGGCCGGCGCCCTTGCCGTTGGACGAGGAACTCGCCGCGGTGGCCGCGCGGGTGGCCGGGTTGCTGCTGCCGCGGGAAAGCGT is a window from the Amycolatopsis sp. cg9 genome containing:
- a CDS encoding mandelate racemase/muconate lactonizing enzyme family protein, whose translation is MRIVNVTTAVVAYHGQATLLRIDTDEGLSGFGEANPDAGAGAVVGMIEALTPLLLGEDPRNVERCWEKLRRSKVFAGAQSGVFVIALSGIELALWDLAGKAAGQPVYRLLGGKFRDRIRLYADCGDGDDPAGSVAGCVDRAQRMAAEGFTALKFDIDDLRHPAKFDAFNHTVNAAELRSMVERVAAVRAAIGPDVDLAIDLHARYDVPSACRISRELEPFDLMWLEEPLPAENVDALVRVREQTRTPICAGENLYLRWGFRELLDRGAVDVIEPDVPKCGGLAEAKKIANLAELHYIPFAPHLVSTPLGTMATSHQCAAIPNFFVQEWHALEERAVWDSYVHAPDGSGSIVKDGYITLPDTPGIGVELDLDGVRAHAVAGYGVFE